Proteins from a single region of Siphonobacter curvatus:
- a CDS encoding caspase family protein, giving the protein MKKTLLLGILLAGAQLSQAQHDHKFKGEWETPKVPLKAPGIVWQYPSTPQLTVEKPQLKVTVCVQSTEAVSQYQFVLNGKAFSSKARGFKKVSCGQEISEELTLTPGTNELHFVAVNSAGKTISESHYITYQTEPTSTPANPIAIAGHTKRTALIVANDSYTKHPLKNPVNDGKALQEHLQKLGFTVIFRENQSRKELKKSIDEFTNGLTDKGVSLFFYAGHGLMVNGDNYVQPVDADPASESDVQFDCFPLRQLVARMEEVNPNGSNLVFWDACRNNPYRSWKRGIGEMSHTTINPPVGTMIVYATEPGKTAQDGEGKNGLFTSELIQHIDTPDLDIRELIERIDFGLEKRGFRQPPYIEGRFRGKFTFNPSER; this is encoded by the coding sequence ATGAAAAAAACGTTACTTCTAGGAATACTCCTGGCGGGGGCTCAGCTTAGTCAGGCCCAGCATGATCACAAATTTAAAGGCGAATGGGAAACGCCTAAGGTGCCTCTGAAAGCTCCGGGGATCGTTTGGCAGTACCCATCCACGCCCCAGCTGACGGTCGAAAAACCGCAGTTGAAAGTTACCGTATGCGTACAATCTACCGAAGCTGTATCACAGTATCAGTTCGTGTTGAACGGAAAAGCGTTCAGTAGCAAAGCCCGGGGATTTAAAAAAGTAAGCTGCGGTCAGGAAATCAGTGAAGAACTGACGCTTACGCCGGGAACCAATGAATTACATTTTGTGGCCGTCAATAGTGCCGGAAAAACCATTTCCGAGTCGCATTATATTACCTATCAAACGGAGCCAACTTCCACCCCAGCTAACCCAATCGCTATCGCAGGTCATACCAAACGCACGGCTTTAATTGTGGCCAACGATTCGTATACGAAACACCCGCTCAAAAATCCGGTAAATGATGGGAAAGCGTTGCAGGAGCACTTGCAAAAATTGGGCTTTACCGTCATATTCCGCGAAAACCAGAGCCGAAAAGAACTCAAGAAATCCATTGACGAATTCACAAACGGATTGACTGACAAAGGCGTCAGTCTGTTTTTCTACGCCGGTCATGGCCTGATGGTCAATGGAGACAATTACGTACAACCCGTTGATGCCGATCCAGCCAGTGAATCAGATGTTCAGTTCGACTGCTTTCCACTGCGTCAGCTCGTCGCTCGTATGGAAGAAGTGAACCCCAATGGCTCCAATCTGGTGTTCTGGGATGCTTGCCGGAATAATCCGTACCGTTCCTGGAAACGCGGCATCGGAGAGATGAGCCATACCACCATCAACCCACCCGTGGGTACCATGATCGTGTACGCGACCGAACCCGGCAAAACCGCTCAGGATGGGGAAGGGAAAAACGGATTATTCACCAGTGAACTCATTCAACACATTGATACACCGGACCTCGACATTCGGGAACTGATCGAACGTATTGATTTTGGACTGGAAAAAAGAGGTTTCCGTCAGCCACCCTACATTGAAGGACGCTTCCGGGGGAAATTTACGTTTAACCCCAGCGAACGATGA
- a CDS encoding DUF4384 domain-containing protein produces MKKFLGMLGWFLGGLSSLWAQSYTPAQQTEIIQNARRLITDQYLTNLEILTHYEANQPFDALRPQLKGLITGALRDKEVLIFNEFREPKGTQTSVEEYVKDCRIFSGGKPIIHALDWSKVQYDFQRTTAGEPYLNVYLIKTLQGQNAQNKAFTYENLTEFRVQFSFHATLNSFLNFKIVGISKVGQRPITAFTSQTLATLEKPKDLLSVLDTLTAQVEKDLPPNVKRLVLERFTYKNCGINDALSDQVFAMLSSCWQRHTQIPVRSVAESDEKSWIIRGSYEEDLNQLRLRMEVVDGASRKVLAQGRSSELPLSWLVEQKLPLKPENYERVRNVQDTLRQITTTTKSALKIEIRTDRGRSGVEYWAGQQMILEATANRPCHLRLLYRLADGTQTLLESDFVIKPGQENTPVRISPESAFICSPPYGTEYLLAYASEEAFCPLPTAPSQQGYVRNEGGYRIFVGSLAAFQTLMKCRKNNDGKIAEDHIQITTREAKGF; encoded by the coding sequence ATGAAGAAATTTTTAGGAATGCTCGGCTGGTTTTTGGGCGGTTTATCCAGCCTTTGGGCTCAGTCGTATACACCTGCCCAACAGACCGAGATTATACAGAATGCCCGTCGGCTGATTACCGATCAGTACCTGACGAATCTCGAAATCCTGACGCATTACGAAGCCAATCAACCCTTCGATGCCCTGCGACCGCAGCTCAAAGGGCTGATTACGGGTGCATTGCGGGACAAGGAAGTTCTGATATTCAATGAGTTTCGCGAACCAAAGGGTACTCAAACGTCAGTCGAGGAGTATGTGAAAGACTGCCGGATTTTCTCGGGCGGAAAACCAATCATTCATGCACTCGACTGGTCAAAGGTGCAGTACGACTTTCAGCGGACGACCGCGGGGGAGCCGTATCTGAACGTATACCTGATTAAAACGCTCCAGGGCCAGAATGCTCAGAACAAGGCGTTCACTTACGAAAACTTAACGGAGTTTCGGGTGCAGTTTTCCTTTCATGCCACCCTGAATTCCTTCCTGAATTTCAAAATTGTAGGGATTTCTAAAGTTGGGCAGCGACCCATCACGGCCTTTACCAGTCAGACGCTGGCTACTTTAGAGAAACCTAAAGACCTTTTATCGGTGCTCGATACCCTGACGGCCCAGGTAGAGAAAGACCTGCCTCCGAACGTCAAACGGCTGGTACTGGAGCGATTTACGTACAAAAATTGCGGGATCAACGATGCCTTGTCAGATCAGGTGTTCGCCATGCTTAGTTCCTGCTGGCAACGGCATACCCAAATACCGGTACGATCCGTGGCCGAGTCCGACGAAAAGTCCTGGATCATTCGGGGTTCCTACGAAGAAGACCTCAATCAGTTACGCCTACGCATGGAAGTGGTGGATGGAGCCAGCCGGAAGGTACTGGCTCAGGGTCGTAGTTCCGAGCTTCCGCTGAGCTGGCTGGTAGAGCAGAAGTTGCCGTTAAAACCCGAAAACTACGAACGGGTTCGAAACGTACAGGATACCTTACGACAGATTACCACGACGACTAAATCGGCTCTGAAAATTGAAATTCGCACCGATCGGGGCCGTAGCGGTGTAGAATACTGGGCGGGACAGCAAATGATTCTGGAAGCTACGGCTAACCGACCCTGTCACCTGCGACTCCTGTATCGTCTGGCGGATGGTACCCAAACGCTCCTCGAATCCGATTTTGTTATCAAACCCGGTCAGGAAAATACGCCCGTTCGCATCTCACCCGAGTCGGCCTTTATCTGCTCGCCTCCTTACGGCACGGAATACCTGCTGGCCTACGCTTCCGAGGAAGCCTTTTGCCCTTTACCGACGGCTCCCAGTCAGCAGGGCTACGTGCGAAACGAAGGCGGTTACCGGATTTTTGTCGGTTCGCTGGCGGCCTTTCAGACCCTCATGAAGTGTCGTAAGAACAATGATGGAAAAATTGCCGAAGATCATATTCAAATCACTACTCGCGAAGCGAAAGGCTTCTAA
- a CDS encoding RNA polymerase sigma factor has protein sequence MPPINPLPDSSKRSEEKRIEALRVNDADAWRDFYLEVSRIFIPYALQRSSISEDDAYDVFQEAMIECSLKIKDGRFQFQGKPVTAYAFTICRYRWINFVKRQKPTDSYQEWSLEEDNPFLDDETESTPSSSQDWADPAHWWGDETVEADLQALQRAKDELSDTCRTLIECFYVEEKSLAECGIRLGIQEGSAKVKRFRCTQRFRELYLTYRKKE, from the coding sequence ATGCCTCCAATTAACCCATTACCGGATTCGTCAAAAAGGAGTGAAGAAAAACGCATCGAGGCTCTACGCGTCAACGACGCCGATGCCTGGCGGGATTTTTACCTGGAAGTATCGCGAATTTTCATTCCGTATGCTTTGCAACGAAGCTCTATTTCGGAAGATGATGCCTATGATGTATTTCAGGAGGCTATGATCGAATGTTCGCTAAAAATTAAAGACGGCCGCTTTCAGTTTCAGGGTAAGCCCGTCACCGCCTACGCCTTTACGATTTGCCGGTATCGCTGGATCAATTTTGTAAAAAGACAGAAACCAACTGATTCGTACCAGGAATGGTCCCTGGAAGAGGATAATCCGTTTCTCGACGATGAGACCGAATCCACTCCTTCGTCCAGTCAGGATTGGGCTGACCCTGCCCATTGGTGGGGAGACGAAACCGTAGAAGCCGATTTACAAGCCTTACAACGGGCGAAAGACGAACTTTCCGACACCTGCCGAACGCTGATTGAGTGCTTTTACGTCGAAGAAAAATCACTGGCCGAATGCGGTATCCGCCTGGGCATTCAGGAAGGCTCCGCCAAAGTAAAACGATTCCGCTGTACGCAGCGATTCCGGGAACTCTACCTCACGTACCGTAAAAAAGAATAA
- a CDS encoding tetratricopeptide repeat protein, which yields MSLSEESISQVGAYVNNQMNTDERLDFERLLDQNPELQQELQIQRELKQGLLWLKEKERFQQIHQELRAQGVLPQAPQSEAKQVAFTPRPEAGLKRWYGWAAAASLVLLVGLGWLWLRPVDTGAQLADQYIHAPKSALSPIDEGEDRLGTPLPTTQLQQDSLQLQQAVALLQSGQVETALSQLKPLTQHITNHWNASAQWYLALAYLKNQQSQQARILIDSIAETAGHPYQREAHQLAEQFAHQTAR from the coding sequence ATGTCTTTATCCGAAGAATCCATTAGCCAGGTTGGAGCTTACGTAAACAACCAGATGAATACTGACGAGCGGCTGGATTTTGAACGCCTACTCGATCAAAACCCCGAGCTGCAACAGGAGTTACAAATTCAGCGGGAACTGAAACAGGGCCTCTTGTGGCTGAAAGAAAAAGAACGTTTTCAGCAGATCCACCAGGAATTGCGGGCTCAGGGTGTGTTACCCCAGGCTCCGCAGTCTGAAGCCAAGCAAGTGGCCTTTACCCCCCGTCCGGAAGCAGGCCTCAAGCGTTGGTACGGTTGGGCGGCAGCGGCTTCGCTGGTACTATTGGTGGGTTTAGGCTGGCTTTGGTTGCGTCCGGTTGATACGGGAGCCCAGTTGGCTGACCAGTACATCCATGCACCCAAGTCCGCTCTTTCACCCATTGATGAGGGCGAAGACCGGCTCGGAACTCCTCTTCCCACTACTCAGTTGCAACAGGATTCCCTTCAGTTGCAACAGGCCGTAGCCCTGCTGCAATCGGGTCAGGTGGAGACCGCTCTTTCCCAACTTAAGCCCTTGACGCAACACATCACCAATCACTGGAACGCCAGTGCTCAGTGGTACCTGGCTTTGGCTTATTTGAAAAATCAGCAGTCGCAACAGGCTCGAATATTGATTGACTCGATTGCCGAAACAGCCGGACATCCCTACCAGCGGGAGGCTCATCAGCTGGCCGAACAATTTGCTCATCAAACTGCCCGCTAG
- a CDS encoding C1 family peptidase — protein MRKALLLALVLSLNTVVAQKKYPTGLKFDDAAYEKFPLKAVLTKDSYDHLAKRISYEAYVPPVMNQGEGYSTCVGFASTYYLRTMLDNIRKRHASNQAAAFSPSYTYDKIKAPTDLECKEGSRLVDALSSLKTYGAPQYEAFPYPNCGNTTKDLDELASTHKIRDVIRLFGLLAPAAQKTLAIKKALNEGYPVVIGMQTPLSFFATQTVWQPAPGDERMPREGGHALCVIGYDDAQYGGAFRIVNSWGSDWADHGYCWVKYQDLARFTWEAYQAFPDLTVPIAETTVALKGQMELRLREGGQLQAQRSLQKGLVVSNDPRELTLYRTTESHSSGTAFKALVNTSEQAYVYMIGTDTTFRMSQLFPYAPGISSALGPHTTVAYPADHKSITLDDTKGTDYLIVLFSKKPLTFNTILSQLQQGSGNLTDRLQQALQDELIPTAQIKYRTDAVGFEVDPKAVGSVVPLVVAIDHQ, from the coding sequence ATGAGAAAAGCTCTACTACTTGCCCTTGTACTGAGTTTAAATACGGTTGTTGCTCAGAAAAAATACCCCACGGGTTTGAAATTTGATGACGCAGCCTACGAAAAATTCCCCCTGAAAGCCGTACTTACCAAAGACAGCTACGATCATCTGGCCAAACGTATTTCCTACGAGGCGTACGTTCCACCCGTCATGAATCAGGGCGAAGGCTACAGCACCTGCGTGGGGTTTGCCAGTACCTATTACCTGCGGACCATGCTCGACAATATTCGCAAACGGCATGCCTCCAATCAGGCAGCGGCTTTTTCCCCCAGCTATACCTACGACAAAATCAAGGCTCCCACGGATCTGGAGTGCAAGGAAGGCTCTCGGCTGGTCGATGCCCTGAGTAGTCTTAAAACCTACGGTGCTCCGCAGTACGAAGCATTTCCGTACCCCAACTGCGGCAATACCACCAAGGATCTGGACGAGCTGGCTTCGACGCACAAAATTAGAGATGTCATTCGCCTGTTTGGCTTACTGGCTCCCGCTGCTCAGAAAACCCTTGCCATCAAGAAGGCTCTCAACGAGGGCTACCCCGTCGTGATCGGTATGCAGACTCCCCTGTCGTTTTTTGCTACGCAGACCGTCTGGCAGCCTGCTCCGGGGGATGAACGAATGCCTCGGGAAGGGGGCCACGCCCTATGTGTGATTGGCTACGATGATGCTCAGTACGGTGGAGCTTTTCGGATCGTCAACAGTTGGGGCAGCGATTGGGCGGATCACGGCTATTGCTGGGTTAAGTATCAGGACCTGGCCCGTTTTACCTGGGAAGCGTACCAGGCTTTTCCGGACCTCACCGTACCCATTGCTGAAACAACCGTAGCCTTGAAAGGCCAGATGGAGTTACGGTTGCGGGAAGGCGGACAACTGCAGGCTCAGCGGAGCTTGCAAAAGGGATTGGTCGTCAGTAATGATCCGCGTGAACTAACGCTGTACCGTACTACAGAAAGTCATTCGTCCGGTACGGCGTTTAAGGCTCTGGTTAATACGAGCGAGCAGGCGTATGTGTACATGATCGGTACAGATACAACGTTTCGGATGAGCCAGCTTTTTCCCTATGCTCCAGGCATCAGCTCCGCGTTAGGCCCCCATACCACCGTTGCGTACCCGGCCGATCATAAATCCATCACCCTGGATGATACCAAAGGGACTGACTACCTGATCGTTCTCTTTTCGAAAAAACCACTGACGTTCAATACGATCCTAAGTCAGCTTCAGCAAGGTTCAGGGAATCTGACGGATCGGCTACAACAGGCTCTTCAGGACGAATTAATCCCTACTGCCCAAATTAAGTACCGTACCGACGCAGTGGGTTTTGAAGTCGATCCCAAAGCCGTTGGCTCGGTAGTACCTCTGGTGGTAGCCATTGATCATCAGTAG
- a CDS encoding C1 family peptidase translates to MNPRIWFALLFFGSLALKGLAQPLPKTGLVFDDEAYEQLPYEPVLTKAPLPARVSYEAYCPSIQAQGPYSTCVGFACGYYLQTILEAKARGLNKRAMIDQLAFSPSYLYEKAKVQQDYSCTEGVSLVKVLQIMQQVGNTPMRSFPYPACGQKTARADQLAARFRIKGFERIFKLQDPDAVKIRSLKKSLAEGKPSVIGMVIPASFYYTKKVWQAAPGDNPQNPDLKGHALCIIGYDDDLHGGAFRVINSFGNDWADHGFCWITYRDLARFVKYGFVSN, encoded by the coding sequence GTGAATCCACGCATCTGGTTTGCCCTGCTTTTTTTCGGTAGTCTGGCTCTAAAAGGACTGGCCCAGCCCTTACCCAAAACCGGACTGGTTTTTGACGACGAGGCCTATGAGCAATTGCCCTATGAGCCTGTGTTGACGAAAGCTCCCCTTCCGGCCCGCGTCAGTTACGAAGCCTACTGCCCTTCCATTCAGGCGCAGGGACCGTATAGCACCTGCGTAGGCTTTGCCTGTGGCTATTACCTGCAAACGATTCTGGAGGCTAAAGCTCGCGGACTCAACAAACGGGCTATGATTGATCAGCTCGCTTTTTCGCCGAGTTACCTCTACGAAAAGGCAAAGGTCCAGCAGGATTATAGCTGTACGGAAGGCGTTTCGCTGGTGAAAGTACTGCAAATCATGCAGCAAGTGGGCAATACCCCCATGCGGAGCTTCCCCTACCCCGCCTGCGGACAAAAAACGGCCCGAGCGGATCAACTAGCCGCCCGGTTCCGCATTAAAGGCTTTGAGCGGATTTTTAAGTTACAGGACCCCGACGCGGTCAAGATACGTTCGCTGAAAAAATCCCTCGCCGAAGGTAAACCAAGCGTAATTGGCATGGTGATTCCGGCTTCGTTTTACTACACCAAGAAAGTATGGCAGGCGGCTCCGGGTGACAATCCTCAAAATCCGGATTTGAAAGGTCACGCCCTCTGCATCATTGGCTACGACGACGACCTCCACGGTGGAGCCTTCCGCGTTATTAACAGTTTTGGTAACGACTGGGCCGATCATGGTTTCTGCTGGATAACCTACCGCGACTTGGCCCGCTTTGTCAAGTATGGGTTTGTGTCGAACTAA
- a CDS encoding DUF1508 domain-containing protein — MAVFIIHRATRGEGYQFTLESSQGEALLTSEVYKDFESCWHDVEPIRIYAPLESRYERVNRLHEYTFWLKAANQKLIARSARKYASAASRDHAIERTKWEAPLANVRIEK, encoded by the coding sequence ATGGCTGTATTTATCATTCACCGGGCTACTAGGGGCGAAGGGTACCAGTTCACGCTTGAATCAAGTCAGGGCGAAGCACTGTTGACGAGTGAAGTGTACAAAGATTTCGAAAGTTGTTGGCATGATGTTGAGCCCATCCGTATTTATGCCCCGCTAGAGAGCCGCTACGAACGCGTGAATCGGCTCCATGAATATACATTTTGGCTAAAAGCGGCCAATCAAAAGCTTATTGCCCGCAGTGCCCGCAAGTACGCGTCGGCTGCGAGTCGGGATCACGCCATTGAACGTACGAAGTGGGAAGCTCCGCTAGCGAACGTTCGGATCGAAAAATAA
- a CDS encoding putative sensor domain DACNV-containing protein: MILEPTYQAARLVAATIETHFAQQLTSTCKAKCQPLAPNPPARVIEAMIDAAFWASLRHEEGYSPKISLAYISIEQADQPLVFEHRLPLTPAVLTKLAPAVERPGIHLGIGYENDELFVWGTTREIPGNCFVLEVIEPGLLVVKHRRLAGYGKFVNVAILKGDQVKIVDNSLTDLPDYLASLTCMPGFQASQGKNVLVQLAVSMRAHGRGGSLLVVPSGSEAWRESIIQPMTYPIVPPHSQLADLMRHNLYETTQYSWQKSLDLSIESMAGLTAVDGATIINDQYDLLGFGAKIGRSETSARVEQILVSEPIIDQTTTMVHSTQTGGTRHLSAAQFVYDQRDAVALVASQDGRFTVFVWSPAEEMVHAHRIDSLLL; the protein is encoded by the coding sequence ATGATCCTGGAACCAACCTACCAGGCAGCCCGACTAGTGGCGGCAACGATAGAAACCCATTTTGCCCAGCAACTCACCTCTACCTGCAAGGCCAAGTGCCAGCCGCTGGCTCCGAACCCTCCGGCTCGCGTCATCGAAGCCATGATTGATGCAGCGTTTTGGGCCAGCTTACGGCATGAAGAAGGGTATTCACCCAAAATTTCACTGGCTTACATTTCAATTGAACAGGCGGATCAGCCCCTTGTATTCGAACACCGTCTGCCCCTGACGCCAGCAGTACTTACCAAACTGGCTCCGGCCGTCGAGCGACCCGGTATTCACCTGGGTATTGGCTACGAAAACGATGAACTATTTGTCTGGGGTACGACCCGGGAGATTCCCGGTAACTGCTTTGTACTGGAAGTGATTGAACCGGGTCTGCTGGTAGTGAAACACCGCCGCCTGGCCGGATACGGAAAGTTTGTGAACGTAGCCATTCTGAAGGGCGATCAGGTAAAAATTGTCGATAACAGCCTCACGGACCTCCCCGATTATCTGGCTTCGCTCACGTGTATGCCGGGTTTTCAGGCTTCGCAGGGCAAAAATGTACTCGTACAACTGGCCGTATCGATGCGGGCTCATGGCCGGGGAGGTTCCCTACTGGTAGTGCCTTCGGGCTCAGAAGCCTGGCGGGAATCCATCATCCAGCCCATGACTTACCCCATTGTTCCTCCGCATTCGCAATTGGCGGATCTAATGCGACACAATCTCTACGAAACAACGCAGTATAGCTGGCAGAAATCGTTGGATTTGTCCATCGAAAGCATGGCTGGCTTAACGGCGGTGGACGGAGCGACCATCATCAACGATCAGTATGATCTACTGGGTTTTGGAGCAAAAATTGGTCGCTCAGAAACGAGCGCCCGCGTAGAACAGATTCTCGTATCGGAACCTATCATCGATCAGACCACTACCATGGTTCATTCCACGCAGACCGGTGGTACGCGGCATTTGTCAGCGGCTCAGTTTGTCTATGATCAACGCGACGCGGTAGCTCTGGTGGCCTCTCAGGATGGCCGTTTTACGGTATTTGTCTGGTCACCAGCGGAAGAAATGGTACACGCCCACCGGATTGATTCACTTTTACTTTAG
- a CDS encoding caspase family protein encodes MKKVLLLLLGIFVHQVIQAQTLHALFVADTKDPLLSTACQRDLEVMHRQCTQIASALRVRLNEQTLSGDALNRSNLNRLIDSLKVEPQDVIFFYYSGHGYNESKRNDAFPLLYLHKEAAERSQNPSLKALHTALKTKKARLCISFGDCCNNLSNNTRGMVGGKPLIRGLTLTNDSLNAAYRKLFGEASGDVLIASSQPPQTSCAHADSGSYYTRAFDEALELASRYNRSISWQALLKDTQGRLNQHVATRDRKSIYEIHLLGQPPAVVTDPKPDFQRINQYLNALTDVERPQAERYALLTQVKEYFTKKARIDIYVNTTLGEVQPIEQVIQRLYLNAGKIQRINLIERLSTVSADGIHYERAAIQEIW; translated from the coding sequence ATGAAAAAAGTACTACTGCTGCTGCTGGGAATATTCGTTCACCAGGTAATACAGGCTCAGACGCTGCATGCCCTGTTCGTAGCTGATACGAAAGATCCCCTGCTGTCAACGGCCTGTCAACGCGATCTGGAAGTCATGCACCGGCAGTGTACGCAGATTGCCTCGGCCTTACGGGTGCGGCTGAACGAGCAAACCCTGTCAGGAGACGCTCTGAATCGGTCGAATCTGAATCGCCTGATCGATTCACTGAAGGTGGAACCACAGGATGTTATCTTCTTCTATTACTCCGGCCACGGCTATAACGAAAGTAAGCGGAACGACGCTTTTCCTTTGCTGTACCTGCACAAAGAAGCAGCGGAGCGGAGCCAGAACCCTTCGCTAAAGGCGTTGCACACGGCTCTTAAGACTAAAAAAGCTCGTTTATGCATCAGTTTCGGGGATTGCTGTAACAATTTATCCAACAATACGCGGGGAATGGTAGGTGGCAAACCACTGATCCGGGGCCTTACGCTGACGAACGATTCACTTAATGCGGCGTATCGGAAACTATTTGGTGAAGCCTCGGGGGACGTTCTCATTGCCAGTAGTCAGCCGCCGCAAACCTCTTGTGCCCACGCGGATTCGGGCAGCTACTACACGCGGGCTTTCGATGAAGCTCTGGAGCTAGCGAGTCGGTACAACCGGAGTATTTCCTGGCAAGCCCTGTTAAAAGATACGCAGGGCCGACTCAATCAGCACGTTGCCACGCGGGACCGTAAATCCATCTACGAAATTCACCTATTAGGACAGCCACCCGCCGTCGTAACCGATCCCAAACCGGATTTTCAACGCATCAATCAGTACCTGAATGCACTGACGGACGTCGAGCGGCCCCAAGCTGAGCGGTACGCCCTCTTGACGCAAGTGAAAGAGTATTTCACGAAGAAAGCCCGGATTGATATTTACGTCAATACGACCTTAGGAGAAGTACAGCCCATTGAACAAGTCATTCAGCGGCTATACCTCAACGCCGGTAAAATTCAACGAATCAATCTGATTGAGCGGTTGTCAACCGTTTCGGCAGATGGCATACACTACGAGCGAGCCGCTATTCAGGAAATCTGGTAA
- a CDS encoding Imm51 family immunity protein produces the protein MRAFPDSFPIFAPLKIIKLNNRSVENYAPFKIKADDYYLIKAEVELLPEYMMLFAKHGYEPNGYCWEGHIIQILEKVNPDLLAHIEFDPEAGGFYAVADSEASQLAFVHTLSPIFQDMETLEAYIRTADRERVDD, from the coding sequence GTGCGGGCTTTCCCTGATTCATTCCCCATCTTTGCTCCACTTAAAATCATAAAACTGAACAACCGATCCGTGGAAAATTACGCTCCTTTTAAAATCAAAGCTGACGACTATTACTTGATCAAAGCAGAAGTCGAGTTATTACCCGAGTACATGATGCTGTTTGCTAAACACGGGTACGAACCCAATGGCTACTGCTGGGAAGGGCATATCATTCAGATTTTAGAGAAGGTCAATCCCGACTTACTGGCTCATATTGAATTTGATCCGGAAGCGGGTGGCTTTTACGCAGTGGCTGATTCCGAAGCCAGTCAACTAGCCTTTGTGCATACGCTCAGCCCTATTTTCCAGGATATGGAAACGCTGGAAGCATACATTCGTACGGCGGATCGTGAACGCGTTGACGATTAG